From a single Nymphaea colorata isolate Beijing-Zhang1983 chromosome 4, ASM883128v2, whole genome shotgun sequence genomic region:
- the LOC116253728 gene encoding uncharacterized protein LOC116253728: protein MRCRFHPCDPGRVGVCASCLRERLEALVAERERRKPVSASSLVSAARQSSVTASSVATSCPDFPLSFPRSVSPYVSARDRESLFFSTPQLNPSKKNHHQDVNHSPVPRKEKRFSLFSAIFGRRKPSETPPAVSSSSSPPSSSWLSSILPIRHKKSRLFPAAAAGSRNSCRRRDCGMSPAAPARGRDDEVPADEAGYVPDARGSRLKPDASAIATAAATRRTLQQHNPSGFAICLSPLMRPSPNHRHQEQVVWDLPAYAGDFRVSNSDKYVSAGPSAFCSRSRKLSDLGKFP from the coding sequence atgaggtGCAGATTTCACCCGTGCGATCCCGGCCGGGTGGGCGTGTGCGCGTCATGCCTGAGGGAGCGGCTAGAGGCGTTGGTGGCGGAGAGAGAGCGTCGAAAACCGGTTTCTGCGTCGTCGTTGGTTTCGGCTGCGCGACAGTCTTCTGTCACCGCCTCCAGTGTCGCCACCTCTTGCCCGGACTTTCCCCTCTCCTTCCCGAGATCCGTCTCCCCTTACGTCTCCGCCCGCGACCGGGAGAGCCTCTTCTTCAGCACCCCGCAGCTCAACCCGTCCAAGAAGAATCACCACCAGGACGTTAATCATAGCCCCGTACCCAGGAAGGAGAAGCGGTTCTCCCTCTTCTCTGCGATCTTCGGTCGTCGGAAACCGAGCGAGACACCTCCTGCGGTTTCGTCCTCATCCTCCCCGCCCTCGTCGTCGTGGCTCTCCTCTATCCTACCTATCCGACACAAGAAGTCCCGCCTCTTccccgccgccgccgccggcaGTCGGAATTCTTGCCGGCGGAGGGATTGCGGTATGTCTCCGGCGGCGCCGGCGAGGGGGAGGGACGATGAGGTACCAGCAGACGAGGCCGGCTACGTCCCTGATGCTCGCGGCTCGAGACTGAAGCCGGACGCATCGGCAATAGCAACGGCGGCGGCTACGCGACGGACGCTGCAACAGCACAATCCTTCGGGATTCGCTATCTGCCTGAGTCCTCTGATGCGGCCGAGCCCCAACCATCGCCATCAGGAACAGGTCGTTTGGGACCTTCCCGCCTACGCCGGCGATTTTAGGGTTTCCAATTCCGACAAGTATGTCTCCGCTGGACCTTCCGCCTTCTGCAGCCGATCAAGAAAGCTTTCCGATCTTGGAAAATTCCCCTAA
- the LOC116252692 gene encoding UDP-N-acetylglucosamine transferase subunit ALG14, which translates to MALIGVAASILLLLIFIRIMFVFLSTGKPVRNLCSSKPVSTLIILGSGGHTAEMMNLLCVLEIDKFSPRSYIAAATDNMSLQKAKVFEQSLAHGASAGNTSRTAKFMQIYRSREVGQSYVTSVGTTLVAMVHALWLILKIRPTVVLCNGPGTCVPLCVAAFLVKVVGIRWSFIFYVESIARVKKLSLSGLMLYKLHLADQFFVQWPKLQKAYPRAQYVGCLM; encoded by the exons ATGGCCCTGATTGGTGTTGCTGcttccatccttcttcttcttatctTCATCAGGATCATGTTTGTATTCCTTAGTACAGGGAAACCAGTCCGCAATTTGTGTTCTTCAAAGCCAGTCAGCACCCTTATCATCCTTGGCTCTG GAGGCCACACAGCTGAGATGATGAATCTCCTCTGTGTCCTTGAAATTGATAAATTTTCCCCTCGATCATACATTGCAGCTGCCACTGATAATATGAGCTTGCAGAAAGCCAAGGTGTTTGAACAATCTTTAGCTCATGGT GCAAGTGCAGGGAACACAAGCAGGACTGCTAAGTTCATGCAGATTTATCGCAGTCGTGAAGTTGGACAATCATATGTGACTTCTGTTGGAACAACACTCGTTGCCATGGTTCATGCTTTATGGTTAATATTGAAAATCAGGCCTACAGTG GTACTGTGTAATGGTCCAGGAACCTGTGTCCCTCTCTGTGTAGCTGCATTTCTTGTTAAG GTAGTTGGCATTAGATGGTCCTTCATTTTCTACGTTGAGAGTATAGCAAGAGTGAAGAAGCTCTCTCTGAGTGGTCTCATGTTGTACAAACTACATTTGGCTGATCAATTCTTCGTCCAGTGGCCAAAACTACAGAAGGCCTATCCCAGAGCTCAGTATGTTGGTTGTCTCATGTAA
- the LOC116252691 gene encoding probable purine permease 11: MAAVKESEMQIRVQSHKEGELENGDPHQAQATLSIHGSRLRYSRFWWLSVAFNILMVIFGQSAATILGKLYFAKGGKSKWLATLVQTAAFPVLIPFIFFSSKIKLSNGIATVNTHRTPISTTIAVYLILGIMIAGDNMMYTYGAAYLPASTFSLICATQLAFNCVFSFFLNSQHLTPFILNSVLLLILSSILLAFQSGNGQSTDTTSQYSTGIIFNLCASALFALILSLMQFSFQKIFKKETFSAVLDMQIYTSLVASMACVIGLFASGEWGALAEESGEFKLGRTSYILVNLLNAISWQICFVGTVGLVFTVSSLFSNAISTLALPLIPVLSVFILHDKITATKIVALILSLWGCLSFVYQQYLEAGGTPLSWSFSASKRKRSGTTDS, encoded by the exons ATGGCTGCGGTGAAAGAATCTGAGATGCAAATCAGAG TTCAAAGCCACAAAGAAGGTGAACTGGAGAATGGTGATCCTCATCAAGCTCAAGCAACTTTGTCCATCCATGGCAGCCGACTGCGGTACAGCCGCTTCTGGTGGCTCTCCGTTGCCTTTAATATTCTGATGGTCATTTTTGGTCAGTCTGCAGCGACGATATTGGGCAAGCTGTATTTCGCAAAGGGTGGGAAGAGCAAATGGCTGGCCACCCTTGTCCAAACTGCTGCCTTCCCAGTTCTGatccctttcattttcttctcttctaaaATCAAATTGTCCAATGGCATCGCGACTGTCAATACCCACAGGACCCCGATTTCCACCACGATTGCTGTCTACCTCATTCTTGGCATCATGATTGCTGGGGACAACATGATGTACACATACGGTGCAGCTTACCTCCCAGCCTCCACTTTTTCACTCATATGTGCAACTCAATTGGCATTCAATTGcgtcttctctttctttctcaattcACAGCATCTCACtcccttcatcttgaattctgtCCTGCTACTGATTCTCAGCTCAATACTCTTAGCCTTCCAATCGGGCAATGGGCAGTCTACAGATACAACTTCTCAATACTCCACAGGAATTATATTCAACCTTTGTGCCTCCGCCCTCTTCGCCCTCAtcttgtctctaatgcaattctcttttcaaaaaatcTTCAAGAAGGAGACGTTCTCTGCAGTTTTAGACATGCAGATCTACACATCATTGGTGGCGTCCATGGCCTGCGTGATCGGGCTGTTTGCAAGTGGAGAATGGGGTGCTCTTGCCGAAGAGTCTGGAGAGTTCAAACTCGGCCGGACTTCATACATATTGGTTAACCTGTTGAACGCAATCAGTTGGCAGATTTGCTTTGTGGGCACAGTGGGCCTGGTATTCACCGTGTCTTCCCTGTTCTCCAACGCAATCAGTACCCTGGCTTTGCCTTTGATACCCGTCTTGTCTGTTTTCATTCTCCATGACAAGATTACTGCAACAAAAATTGTGGCTCTGATATTGAGCCTGTGGGGGTGCCTCTCCTTTGTTTATCAACAGTATCTGGAAGCTGGTGGTACCCCCCTATCTTGGTCTTTCTCCGCGAGCAAGAGAAAAAGGTCTGGCACCACAGATTCGTAA
- the LOC116252900 gene encoding probable purine permease 11 → MAEGKDTNIQITTESTAPVPPASTTPIWQPFHRRHWWSILVAFNVFLLLAGQTSATLLSRFYFDKGGNSKWLATLVQIVGFPILLPLFLLAPIASTTSSSSSTTVTAASTSTSTSSPAASTSTTVLIYFGLGLLVAADDMLYTYGVAFLPVSTYSLICATQLAFNCVFSFFLNSQKFTPPILNSVILVIFSAVLLAVRSDTERPAGISDQEYAIGFACTLSASALYALILSLMQFSFQRHFKKETFSIVLEMQVYTSALATAACMVGLFASGEWKKLSDEFYSFKTGKISYVMTVVWTAVAWQVGSVGVVGLIFTVSSLFSNLISTVALPIVPVLAIFVFNDKMDAVKLMALLLSLWGFASYAYQQYLDSAQKPTSGFVIERKKKEINPVGTSNFAG, encoded by the coding sequence ATGGCGGAAGGCAAGGATACCAACATCCAGATCACAACAGAATCAACAGCTCCCGTTCCTCCTGCTTCCACCACCCCCATATGGCAGCCTTTCCACCGGCGCCACTGGTGGTCTATTCTGGTCGCGTTTaacgtcttcctcctccttgcCGGCCAGACCTCGGCCACCCTTTTGAGCCGCTTCTATTTCGACAAGGGCGGAAACTCCAAGTGGCTCGCTACCCTCGTCCAGATCGTAGGCTTCCCCATCCTGCTCCCCCTCTTCCTCCTAGCCCCCATTGCCTCTACCACTTCCTCATCCTCCTCCACCACCGTTACCGccgcctccacctccacctccacgtCCTCCCCCGCCGCTTCCACCTCCACCACCGTACTCATCTATTTCGGCCTCGGCCTTCTCGTTGCCGCAGATGACATGCTCTATACCTATGGTGTTGCTTTCCTCCCTGTTTCCACATACTCCCTGATTTGCGCCACGCAGCTCGCCTTCAACTGtgtcttctccttctttctcaaTTCTCAGAAATTCACTCCTCCCATTCTTAATTCCGTTATCCTCGTCATCTTTAGCGCCGTTCTCCTCGCCGTCCGCTCTGATACCGAGCGTCCGGCCGGCATCTCCGACCAGGAGTATGCAATCGGCTTTGCCTGCACCCTCTCCGCCTCCGCCTTGTATGCGCTCATTCTCTCCTTGATGCAGTTTTCCTTCCAGAGGCATTTCAAGAAAGAGACGTTCTCCATTGTGCTGGAAATGCAGGTGTATACATCAGCGTTGGCAACGGCGGCTTGCATGGTTGGCCTCTTCGCAAGTGGTGAATGGAAGAAGCTGTCCGACGAGTTCTATAGCTTCAAGACCGGTAAGATTTCCTACGTGATGACAGTGGTGTGGACAGCTGTTGCCTGGCAGGTCGGATCTGTCGGCGTAGTGGGACTGATCTTTACTGTATCTTCCCTCTTCTCCAATTTGATCAGTACTGTGGCGTTGCCGATTGTGCCTGTGTTGGCAATCTTTGTTTTCAATGATAAGATGGACGCTGTGAAACTCATGGCCCTGCTTTTGAGTTTGTGGGGCTTTGCTTCTTATGCCTATCAGCAGTATCTTGATTCCGCTCAGAAACCCACATCTGGTTTTGTTAttgagaggaagaagaaagaaattaatcCTGTCGGTACTTCAAATTTTGCTGGATAG
- the LOC116253099 gene encoding ras-related protein RABH1b-like, whose protein sequence is MATVSPLAKYKLVFLGDQSVGKTSIITRFMYDKFDNTYQATIGIDFLSKTMYLEDRTVRLQLWDTAGQERFRSLIPSYIRDSSVAVIVYDVASRQSFLNTIKWIEEVRTERGSDVIIVLVGNKTDLVEKRHVSIEEGEAKAHELGVMFIETSAKAGFNIKALFRKIAAALPGMETLSSTKQEDMVDVNLKATSSNPSQAQQQGSGCSC, encoded by the exons ATGGCGACGGTCTCTCCTCTGGCGAAGTACAAGCTCGTGTTCTTGGGCGATCAGTCGGTGGGGAAGACGAGCATCATCACCCGATTCATGTATGACAAGTTCGATAACACCTACCAG GCAACCATTGGGATTGACTTTTTGTCAAAGACAATGTACCTGGAGGATCGAACAGTCCGGTTGCAGCTATG GGATACAGCTGGACAAGAGCGATTCAGAAGTCTCATACCAAGTTACATCAGAGATTCCTCAGTTGCGGTGATTGTGTATGATGTCGCAA GCCGGCAGTCCTTTCTGAACACCATAAAATGGATTGAGGAAGTACGTACTGAGCGTGGTAGTGATGTTATCATTGTTCTTGTTGGGAACAAAACGGACCTTGTAGAAAAGAG GCACGTTTCTATAGAGGAGGGAGAGGCTAAGGCTCATGAGCTTGGGGTCATGTTCATAGAGACGAGTGCCAAAGCTGGATTTAATATTAAG GCTCTATTCCGAAAGATTGCAGCCGCACTTCCAGGAATGGAGACACTTTCATCAACAAAACAAGAAGACATGGTGGACGTAAACCTAAAAGCGACCTCTTCAAACCCATCACAGGCACAGCAGCAAGGGAGCGGATGTTCTTGTTAG
- the LOC116253466 gene encoding nuclear intron maturase 2, mitochondrial produces the protein MHRRLALTRTISTFINPKNHLKTPLSDSPQALLLFLPFRSSPFSTRPRPVGTNDRPPLLRDDGVSICAKLWVENFREPEKNVYNLSTYLRRLELWVIAYQKVCADETGAYMPKNSIDDAAFEGLISLRDAVLENRFRWGARLEFFIRSPKDKTDLESLSKRKVRTLLTTTQPAAFQDRIVQEVLLIILEPVYEARFSQKSYAFRPGRNAHTVLRVIRRSFAGYLWYVKGDLSTILDGVKVSMVIGALMRDVRDKLVIDLIKSALVTPVITGRSPEEDKKKKKKRKYQKKKVLAEDEPKPDPYWLTSFFGFAPEEAEKVPSWGHCGVLSPLLANICLDELDHWMEGKIKEFFRPSKTDVIWNSPSGVEEQGNTSWPEFVPTSGPDKTRKMDYIRYGGHILIGVRGPRADAATIRKQLIEFCDEKYALKLDNESLPIEHITKGIMFLDHVLCRRVVYPTLRYTATGGKIISEKGVGTLLSVTASLKQCIRQFRKLEFLKGDRDPDPQPCFRMFHATQAHTNAQMNKLLATMAEWYRYADNRKKVVNFCSYIIRGSLAKLYAAKYKLRSRAKVYKIASRNLSRPLKEKKGQSPEYHNLMRMGLLDSIDGLMFTRLSLVPEPDYTPFPKDWRPEHERVILEYIKLENQETLDQQRETLREEGLVTPQDYISMLVWNYKKNAIFADRSMTIEELDQRAREILSGSGDQALKHKDKEDEENADRVTLAAQM, from the coding sequence ATGCATCGTCGTTTGGCCCTCACTAGAACAATCTCAACATTCATAAACCCCAAAAACCATCTCAAAACCCCACTTTCCGACTCCCCACAagccctcctcctcttcttgcCCTTCCGTTCTTCGCCCTTCTCCACCAGACCCCGTCCCGTCGGCACCAATGATCGGCCACCTCTTCTCAGAGATGACGGAGTCTCTATTTGCGCGAAGTTATGGGTTGAAAACTTCAGAGAACCCGAGAAAAACGTCTACAATCTTTCGACGTACCTCAGGAGGCTGGAGTTGTGGGTTATAGCTTACCAAAAGGTCTGCGCTGACGAGACCGGCGCGTATATGCCCAAGAATTCGATTGACGATGCCGCATTTGAGGGCTTGATCTCTCTCCGTGATGCCGTACTTGAGAATCGTTTTAGGTGGGGCGCTAGGCTGGAGTTCTTCATTAGGTCTCCCAAGGATAAAACTGATTTAGAGTCGCTCTCAAAGCGGAAGGTTAGGACTCTTTTGACTACAACTCAACCTGCAGCTTTCCAAGATAGAATTGTGCAGGAAGTCCTGTTAATTATCCTAGAACCTGTGTATGAGGCGAGGTTTTCGCAGAAATCGTATGCTTTTAGGCCCGGACGGAATGCTCATACGGTGTTGAGAGTGATCCGGAGGAGTTTCGCGGGCTATCTTTGGTACGTGAAAGGGGATTTGAGCACGATATTGGATGGGGTCAAGGTCAGTATGGTGATCGGTGCTCTTATGAGGGATGTGAGGGACAAATTGGTGATTGATTTGATCAAATCGGCGCTTGTTACGCCGGTGATTACTGGTCGGTCGCCAGAGgaggacaagaagaagaaaaagaagaggaagtaTCAGAAAAAGAAGGTTTTAGCTGAAGATGAGCCTAAGCCTGACCCTTATTGGCTCACGTCTTTCTTTGGCTTTGCTCCTGAGGAAGCAGAGAAGGTGCCGTCATGGGGACACTGTGGAGTCCTGAGTCCGTTGTTGGCCAACATCTGCCTTGATGAGTTGGATCATTGGATGGAAGGGAAAATCAAGGAGTTTTTCCGTCCGTCGAAGACAGATGTCATCTGGAACAGTCCCAGTGGTGTGGAGGAGCAGGGGAATACCTCCTGGCCTGAATTTGTTCCGACCAGTGGACCAGATAAAACAAGGAAGATGGACTATATACGATATGGGGGACACATTTTGATTGGTGTGAGGGGACCTAGAGCTGATGCCGCTACTATCAGGAAGCAATTGATTGAGTTCTGTGACGAAAAGTATGCACTCAAGCTTGATAATGAGAGTTTGCCAATCGAACACATCACAAAAGGGATAATGTTCCTTGATCATGTCTTATGTCGAAGAGTTGTTTATCCAACTTTGAGGTACACAGCAACTGGTGGGAAAATTATTAGTGAAAAGGGTGTGGGCACCCTTCTTTCAGTGACTGCAAGCTTAAAGCAATGCATTAGGCAATTTAGGAAGCTTGAGTTTCTTAAGGGGGATCGAGATCCAGATCCTCAACCTTGTTTCCGAATGTTCCATGCAACACAAGCACACACAAATGCACAGATGAACAAGCTTTTGGCAACCATGGCTGAGTGGTACCGTTATGCAGATAACAGGAAGAAAGTTGTGAATTTTTGTTCATATATCATAAGAGGGTCACTGGCAAAGTTGTATGCTGCTAAGTACAAATTACGATCTCGTGCAAAGGTGTATAAGATTGCGTCAAGGAATTTAAGCCGCCcattgaaagagaagaaagggcAGTCACCAGAATACCATAATCTCATGAGAATGGGTCTCTTGGATTCTATAGATGGTCTTATGTTTACACGGTTATCTCTCGTGCCTGAGCCTGATTACACGCCCTTTCCAAAAGACTGGAGACCTGAACATGAGAGAGTTATCCTTGAATATATAAAACTGGAGAATCAAGAAACCTTAGATCAACAAAGGGAAACACTTAGGGAAGAAGGTCTTGTAACACCTCAGGATTACATTTCTATGCTTGTATGGAACTACAAAAAGAATGCTATCTTTGCAGATCGGTCCATGACAATTGAAGAGCTTGACCAGAGGGCCAGAGAGATTCTATCTGGATCAGGTGACCAAGCTCTGAAACACAAGGATAAGGAGGACGAAGAGAATGCAGACAGAGTTACACTTGCTGCACAAATGTGA